The Coffea arabica cultivar ET-39 chromosome 1e, Coffea Arabica ET-39 HiFi, whole genome shotgun sequence genome has a window encoding:
- the LOC113706515 gene encoding phytosulfokines 2-like has product MKHRNFSSFLLLILMILLLASSQIAARYLASQGGEGKLINVYAVADESSFLNMETTESIEKLMGLEECENGERECFNRRVLAEAHLDYIYTQHYKGP; this is encoded by the exons ATGAAGCacagaaatttttcttcttttcttctcttaatCCTAATGATTCTCCTGCTCGCCTCCTCACAGATAGCTGCTCGTTATCTAGCAAGCCAAGGAG GAGAAGGAAAGCTAATCAATGTTTATGCTGTAGCAGATGAAAGTTCTTTTCTGAACATGGAAACCACAGAATCTATTGAG AAGTTGATGGGGCTGGAAGAATGTGAAaatggagagagagagtgctTTAACAGAAGGGTTCTTGCAGAGGCTCACCTGGACTATATCTATACTCAGCATTATAAGGGGCCTTAG
- the LOC113706529 gene encoding protein RETICULATA-RELATED 1, chloroplastic-like produces MSYLLQSSCFLTQPQSSTSQSAAQNGMFGFGGFGRQLPSICNSAYTFNISQSNCKIIIQGGQVSQQTSNAGSGGNGGNGRPPPSGGGGRGPGGEDNREIPILGLMGPVGFLMTSCWILRNPELADPFLFKAVTEVVTRYSSSIFSGLQKKGKEFWSKLFAVDILFGVAANIALDKMLATYARMGPLSSASSGFLGHLQSAFASLPSSIFEGGGPGFNFSLEQQVAAYFYKGILFGAVGLGCGLTRHNIIKFVMTGNRNTKKSEEGIPVSYMVKNAALWGVLLPLSSGSRSQIVKGLDRLVQASPLAKQVPLAALAFTVGMRLASNIYGRLLFVHWANWSGMMKRES; encoded by the exons ATGTCCTACCTTCTCCAATCCTCTTGTTTCCTAACGCAGCCCCAATCCTCAACGAGCCAATCTGCAGCCCAGAATGGGATGTTTGGATTTGGCGGCTTTGGGCGTCAACTTCCCTCAATTTGTAACTCAGCTTATACCTTTAATATTTCGCAATCAAACTGTAAAATAATTATTCAGGGTGGCCAAGTGAGTCAGCAAACCAGCAACGCTGGAAGCGGCGGAAATGGCGGCAACGGGAGACCGCCGCCGTCTGGAGGTGGTGGCCGTGGTCCTGGAGGAGAAGACAATAGGGAAATCCCAATTCtg GGGTTGATGGGGCCTGTGGGTTTCTTGATGACGTCCTGCTGGATACTTAGAAATCCTGAGCTTGCTGATCCATTTCTGTTTAAAGCTGTGACAGAG GTGGTCACTCGCTATTCTTCTTCAATATTTTCCGGACTTCAGAAGAAGGGGAAGGAGTTTTGGTCTAAATTGTTCGCTGTAGACATCCTGTTTGGGGTGGCAGCCAACATTGCTCTGGATAAAATGCTGGCAACTTATGCTCGTATGGGGCCACTATCATCTGCTTCCAGTGGTTTTTTGGGGCACCTGCAAAGTGCCTTTGCTTCTCTACCAAGCAG TATATTTGAAGGTGGAGGTCCAGGATTCAACTTTTCTTTGGAGCAACAGGTTGCTGCCTATTTTTACAAG GGTATCTTGTTTGGCGCTGTTGGACTTGGTTGTGGGCTTACTCGTCACAACATAATTAAATTTGTCATGACTGGTAATAG GAACACCAAGAAGTCAGAAGAGGGCATTCCTGTTTCCTACATGGTTAAAAATGCTGCCCTCTGGG GTGTTCTCCTTCCACTTTCTTCTGGTTCCCGCTCTCAGATTGTCAAGGGATTGGATCGATTGGTTCAAGCATCACCCCTAGCAAAGCAGGTTCCACTTGCTGCACTGGCTTTTACAGTGGGCATGCGACTTGCCAGCAATATATATGGCAGGCTGCTGTTTGTGCACTGGGCTAATTGGAGTGGGATGATGAAGCGTGAATCATGA